The Deinococcus radiopugnans ATCC 19172 nucleotide sequence CGCGCCGCGCTGGCCTGCAACTCGCCGCGCTGCTGTTCCAGGGCTTGGGTCTGCCAGGCCCGGTCCAGCGCCAGCCCCAGGCTGCGACTGACCGTCTCGAACACGGCCTGGTCCTCAGGGCGCCACACCCGGCGCCGCTGATTGCCTACCGCGAACAGGGCCGCTGGCCCGCCGTCATGGAAGTACGCGGTGAAGGCGGCCTTGCCGTACGACTCGCTGTGAGGAAAGGCCTGCTCCTCGGCGTTCCAGTGTTCAAAGAAGACGGGCTTTCTCGCCTGCACGGCGGCCTGGAAGGCAGGGGTGCTCGCGGGGAGGCCGATGAGCAGGGCAGCGCGCAGGGTGGGGTCCGGCACGTCCGCCAGCCGCGCCCGCCACAGGTCGTCTTGCCACTCGTAGAAGACCACAGACCACTCGGGTAGGGTCTCGTGAAGCAGCGCCTTGGCCCGCTCGGCCAGCCGGAGTGGATCGGTTTCCGTGCCGATGGCCTCGGTCAGCGTCATGAACACTTCCAGGGCGCGTTGCTGCTGCTGCATCTGGGTCAGGGCGATGCGCTGCTGGGCACTGTCCAGCGCCTGGTAGACCGCCGTGAACAGGTGTTGCTGCTGCTCGGTCCAGACCGCATCGCTGATCAACCCCACCGTCAGCATCGCCACCGGCTGACCCGCCTTGAAGAACGGGACCAACCCCACCGCCTGAACCCCCTCGGTGAACGGCAGGCGCTGCTCCTCGGCGTCCCAGTGGTCGAAGAACTGCGGGGCGCGGGCGCTCACCGTCTGCGCAAAACACGGGGTGTCCAGCGGCAATCCGGTCTCGATCAGAGCCACCAGGTCTGGGGGCAAACCGTCGGTGGTGACGCGCGCGATCCATCGCTCCCCGTGGTGCTTGTAGTACGCGGCCAGCAGGCCCGGAATGTTCTGGCGCAGGACCGCCTCGGCATGCTGGGCCAGCAGGGTCAGGTCTTCCGTGGTGGTGGCGGCTTCGCTTAGGGTCACGAAGGTGGACAGCACCGCGTTGCGGCGCTGTGCGTCGGCCAGCGCGGCGCGCGTCCGGGCCAGTTCCTCCAGCACGGACGCCAGAGTGGTGGAGTCGGACATCACTGAGAAATATAAAGAGAAAACTAACGGCGAAAAGAGAGCAGGGCGGCGCGTGCCTTGGGCGTTCCATCACGCAGCAGGGGGGCGCAGGCGGTGGGCTTCAGCTTTGGAGGATGAACGGTGGGGTGGACGCTGGGGCACCCGGGGCAGCCAGCGCGAAAATATCAACATGATCAGACCGTCTCCGCTGCACCCTGGTGTCCCACAGTCTCACGTCAGCACCTCGATGCGGTCCAGGTAGACCTGAATCAGCCGGTCCTGCCCCAGCAGGGCCTCCACGCGTGGCCACTGGCCTTCCAGGAACTCGCGCATGGGCCGGGCGCGCAGGTTGCCGCAGTGCAGCCGCACCTGCCGTCTTCCTTGAGCTGGTGGCTGTGGATGCCGATCCGGGCATAGGCGAAGTGACCGTTCTTGGCGAAGCTGATCTACGGCACCGTGACGGTGTCCTGGCGGCCGTCGCCTCGGTCCACCGTCCAGGTCTGCCCGAGAGCACAGCTGGTGTCCTGCGGCCCGTTCGTCTGGACGGAGGAGTTCGACGTCGGTGCGCAGGCGCTCAGGTCCAGCACGGTGCTCAGGCCGAGCAACAGGGTGCGCTTCAGTTCTTGTTCTTGGGGATCAGCACGCAGGAGCGGCGCCCGGCGCTGTGGTCGGTCTTGAGGAACAGGGCGTCGGCCGCGTCGTCGAAGGTCATGCCGTAGATGCCGCCCAAGACCAGCTTGGGGTTGATGTCTCTGGACATCCCGACGATGCACGAGTGGGTGCCTTCAGTTTTGCTGTCGAGCCGCACCCGCAGGTACGCGCTCGTTTCGGTGCCGAACTGCTGCTCGAAGCTCACGGTGTCGCCGCTCTCCAGCGTCGTGACGTAGCTCTGGTGACCATTCTCGGCGGCCGTCAGTGCGGGCACGGTGAAGGTGTCCTCGCGTTCGTGCTCCCAGTCGCCCCAGCCCAGGGTCCAGATCTGGCCGGGGGCAAACACGGTGGTCTGGGTGAAGTCCCGACTGGAGCGGGTCACGTCGTCGTTGGAGGCGCTGGCAGTGGGCGCGCAGGCGGTGAGGAGCAGTAGGATGCTCAGCAGACCGCGTTTGAGGGGATGGTTCATCGGCGGCCAATGTAGCGGACATAGCGCTCCTGTGGCTCCAGATTTGCAGCGCTACCAGCCAGGCGGCGGCGCGTCCAGGACCAGGATGCGATCCGTGAAGTCCGCGTCCTTGGTGACGATCACCAGGGCGTGCTCAGCGGCGGAGGTCCACAGTTCCAGGTCCGTGGGGTTGTCCCCCAGGTCCCTGGCATGCACCACCGCACCGCCGGGTTAAAGCCCGCGCGCAGCTTGGGGGACAGGTTCTCGTCCAGCAGATAGCCGCTGGACTTCAGGCGATCTTCTCAATCCTGAACTGGTGTCCCAGCAGGCGCGAGGAGAAGGCCAGGCAGGCCAGCACGTCCTCGCGGGTCAGCGTCGGGTATTCGTCCAGCACGTCCTCAATGCGGTCCCCGGCGGCCAGGAACTCGATGATCGTCTGGGCGATGATGCGGGTGCCGCGCACGGTGGGCCTGCCGTTGCAGATGGCCGGGGCGATGACGACGCGCTCTTTCATGACCCCAGGGTACGCCCCACGCACGGAACGTCTGCCGACGCGGCACGGTTCCCGACGCGGGTGGCGTGACTGAACTGATGGGCGGCTGCCGCCTTCCGCTTTGGTAGTCTCACGGTGTTTCGCCATGAGAACCACCTTTTTTTAAGCGCCTGGGTTGCCGCTCAGGCGCTTGAGTCTTGATGCGGTTTGGTCCCTGCGCCGCATCCCTGTGGGGCTGCCGCCGCTGGGTCCACCCGCTTTCCAAGTCCCTGAGCGTCCCGCCTACAGCTTCT carries:
- a CDS encoding DUF5615 family PIN-like protein is translated as MHARDLGDNPTDLELWTSAAEHALVIVTKDADFTDRILVLDAPPPGW
- a CDS encoding sensor histidine kinase, translated to MSDSTTLASVLEELARTRAALADAQRRNAVLSTFVTLSEAATTTEDLTLLAQHAEAVLRQNIPGLLAAYYKHHGERWIARVTTDGLPPDLVALIETGLPLDTPCFAQTVSARAPQFFDHWDAEEQRLPFTEGVQAVGLVPFFKAGQPVAMLTVGLISDAVWTEQQQHLFTAVYQALDSAQQRIALTQMQQQQRALEVFMTLTEAIGTETDPLRLAERAKALLHETLPEWSVVFYEWQDDLWRARLADVPDPTLRAALLIGLPASTPAFQAAVQARKPVFFEHWNAEEQAFPHSESYGKAAFTAYFHDGGPAALFAVGNQRRRVWRPEDQAVFETVSRSLGLALDRAWQTQALEQQRGELQASAARLEQGNRELQAANEELEAFAYSASHDLRTPVRHIKGFAEMARRAAVKGDAVKLRQGLEVIEGAADQMNTMIDAMLGLARSVRQPLTHTVVALDALVAEARRNVEDEAEGRTINWQVEALPCVMGDAATLQQVLVNLLSNAVKFTRPRAQAVIEIGARQDAVETTLWVRDNGVGFDPKYQVKLFGPFQRLHRHSDFEGTGIGLATSRRIILRHGGRIWASSVLDQGTTVSFALPHQRPAAAMEDAEADRVVG
- a CDS encoding DUF433 domain-containing protein, with protein sequence MKERVVIAPAICNGRPTVRGTRIIAQTIIEFLAAGDRIEDVLDEYPTLTREDVLACLAFSSRLLGHQFRIEKIA